GGTCGCCGTGCACATCGTCGCGCTTGCCTTCATCGGCTTCGGCGGCTTCCTGGCCTGGCGGTGGCCGAAGGTCATTTTCGTGCACGTGTTCTTCGCATTCTGGGGTGTGCTGGTCAATGTCACGCCGATTCCTTGCCCGCTGACCGCCCTGGAAGACTTTTTCCGGCACCAGCAGGGACTCGGAGACTTGCCCGGCGGATTCAACGCCTACTACCTCTACGGCACCGTCATCCCGCGCTCCCTGCTGCCCGCGGTCGTCGTGGTGGCGCTGACGGTGCTGGTGATCTCCTACGTCGGCGCCTACCACCGCTGGCGCGCCCGTCACCACGGTCCGGCGCACCGCGTGAGCCTGGGCTGAGCGAGAATCGTCCTTCGTGACGACGGAA
This sequence is a window from Amycolatopsis benzoatilytica AK 16/65. Protein-coding genes within it:
- a CDS encoding DUF2784 domain-containing protein, producing the protein MDATLAHILADATVAVHIVALAFIGFGGFLAWRWPKVIFVHVFFAFWGVLVNVTPIPCPLTALEDFFRHQQGLGDLPGGFNAYYLYGTVIPRSLLPAVVVVALTVLVISYVGAYHRWRARHHGPAHRVSLG